A stretch of Primulina tabacum isolate GXHZ01 chromosome 13, ASM2559414v2, whole genome shotgun sequence DNA encodes these proteins:
- the LOC142522101 gene encoding NAC domain-containing protein 37-like, whose translation MTYLTMESCVPPRFRFRPTDEELVGYYLRKKIASQKIDLDVIRDIDLYRIEPWDFQGNKYAEIVRDWRDLDKFVASQLSRGDLCEGRAK comes from the exons ATGACATATTTGACCATGGAATCATGtgttccacctagatttcgttTTCGTCCAACAGATGAAGAGCTAGTAGGGTACTATCTTAGGAAGAAGATTGCATCGCAGAAGATAGATCTTGATGTTATTAGGGATATTGATCTGTATAGAATTGAACCATGGGATTTTCAAGGTAACAAAT ATGCAGAGATAGTAAGAGATTGGAGAGATCTGGACAAATTTGTTGCTTCGCAGCTTAGCCGTGGGGATTTGTGTGAAGGGAGGGCGAAGTAA
- the LOC142522670 gene encoding uncharacterized protein LOC142522670 isoform X2 — protein MQVLSRWRFFVTLGAPIVQSIRSAATPNPSTIYWASFHSTDVCFEKWKHEFKADVGSNKQPSKNCIRYAVRQKRADTKKALKNLLFNGGCSITKPEKYFSKIEEDYRDQLNKKPRIKPARQAQRAYHKKMKRKHRRENSCEDFDEYRERIFEATNGKRCFEGTFKPWEMGFDWRESSDWSKSTYQEHGAKSRIGSDYESFVVGTYADRRILGLPTAGPLKIEDVKFFASQL, from the exons ATGCAAGTTTTGTCAAGATGGAGATTTTTTGTGACACTCGGGGCCCCGATTGTCCAATCCATAAGGTCAGCAGCAACGCCAAATCCTTCGACTATTTATTGGGCTTCGTTCCATTCTACGGATGTTTGTTTTGAGAAATGGAAACACGAGTTTAAAGCT GATGTAGGAAGCAACAAACAACCATCTAAG aattgtataaGGTATGCAGTACGGCAGAAGCGTGCTGACACAAAGAAAGCTCTTAAAAATCTACTCTTCAATGGGGGCTGCTCGATAACAAAGCCTGAG aaatatttttcgaaGATTGAAGAAGACTACAGGGACCAGTTAAACAAAAAACCTCGAATAAAGCCTGCTCGTCAAGCTCAGAGAGCTTACCACAAGAAAATGAAAC GAAAGCATCGGAGAGAGAATTCTTGTGAAGATTTTGATGAATACCGTGAGAGAATATTTGAAGCTACCAATGGGAAAAGATGCTTTGAGGGGACCTTCAAACCCTGGGAGATGGGATTTGATTGGAGAGAAAGTTCGGACTGGAGTAAGAGCACATACCAAGAACATGGTGCCAAGAGTAGGATAGGATCTGATTACGAGTCTTTCGTTGTCGGAACTTATGCTGATAGGAGAATTCTTGGCTTACCAACTGCTGGCCCGTTGAAAATTGAGGATGTCAAGT TTTTCGCCAGTCAGCTTTG